In Atribacterota bacterium, the following proteins share a genomic window:
- a CDS encoding tetratricopeptide repeat protein — protein sequence MTLTRITSMCLICMFWNFFLSPFSTALEAIDQAELLLEEGNTENAIAILEPLLQSNDEEELARVTELLYRIYDEKGEKTKALRVLETYIQQFPGNPTSYLYLYWMAKLEEEQGHIDRFLSLLHRLIDTYPLDCHFEDPYDLRAQAQEDVAYALKNYLKDYPGAIEAYRKLLNFIEEEEKPRIMMEIAFCHEKMNQLTEAVNEYQKVVQQSQDQFYRRWAKLRIQYLNEKPLTTEKSPETLSQKLVRAFMQKDLKTLEKLAKKGDFWAGVNFSEFEIDEFQKAKAYLAQYLKSSPELKAEKTPQKKNSELVLRLENWGDPNYNILYLVLDEGVYGWEWKGIILSNTALEELSEDIPYPTE from the coding sequence TTGACCCTAACCCGGATAACGAGCATGTGTTTGATATGCATGTTCTGGAACTTTTTTCTTTCCCCATTTTCTACTGCTTTGGAAGCCATCGACCAGGCAGAACTGCTCCTGGAAGAGGGAAACACTGAAAATGCCATAGCCATCCTGGAACCATTGCTTCAGAGTAACGACGAAGAAGAATTGGCTCGCGTTACTGAACTCCTTTATCGCATTTACGACGAAAAGGGAGAAAAAACAAAGGCCCTTCGGGTTTTGGAAACCTACATCCAGCAATTTCCAGGAAATCCCACCAGTTACCTCTATCTGTACTGGATGGCTAAACTTGAAGAAGAACAGGGTCACATCGACCGTTTTCTGTCTCTCCTTCATCGCCTCATTGACACCTATCCTCTGGATTGTCACTTCGAAGATCCTTATGACCTCCGGGCTCAGGCTCAAGAGGACGTTGCATACGCACTGAAGAACTATCTCAAAGACTATCCTGGGGCCATCGAAGCCTACCGAAAACTCCTGAACTTCATCGAAGAAGAGGAAAAACCTCGCATCATGATGGAAATTGCCTTCTGTCATGAAAAAATGAACCAATTAACCGAAGCGGTAAATGAGTACCAGAAGGTGGTCCAGCAATCCCAAGACCAATTTTACCGCCGTTGGGCAAAACTGCGCATCCAGTACCTCAACGAAAAACCGCTGACCACAGAGAAAAGCCCCGAAACGCTATCTCAGAAACTCGTTCGTGCCTTCATGCAGAAAGACCTAAAAACCCTGGAAAAATTGGCAAAAAAAGGAGATTTCTGGGCAGGGGTAAACTTTAGCGAATTCGAAATCGACGAATTCCAGAAAGCCAAAGCATACCTCGCCCAGTACCTGAAGTCTTCACCAGAACTCAAAGCAGAAAAAACCCCGCAGAAAAAAAATAGTGAACTGGTGCTCCGTCTTGAGAACTGGGGTGACCCAAACTACAATATTTTGTACCTTGTTCTTGATGAAGGAGTATACGGTTGGGAATGGAAGGGAATCATCCTCTCAAACACTGCTTTAGAAGAACTTTCTGAGGATATTCCGTATCCTACCGAGTAA
- a CDS encoding zinc-dependent alcohol dehydrogenase family protein encodes MKAMILSQIEDLSVNRSPLKLVERPLPSCGERDILVRVLTCGVCRTDLDEIEGRTLPAFFPIIVGHQIVGTVVGKGKNAHRFQEGDRVGIAWIHSSCGKCHYCQNGRENLCPEFKGTGRDAHGGYAEYTVVGEDFAYPLPAVFSDEEAAPLLCAGAVGYRALKLGKIENGENIGFLGFGASGHLVMKVARYLYPDSKIFVFSRSQKEQSLAWEMGAFWVGHFDHQPPEKLHCVIDTTPVWKPVVSVLGKLTPGGRLIINAIRKEEGDKEYLWQLDYPEHLWMEKEVKTVANVTRQDVVEFLELAGRIPIRPEIEVFGLQEANCALLELKEGKIRGAKVLRIEGA; translated from the coding sequence ATGAAGGCGATGATTCTTTCTCAAATCGAGGACCTTAGTGTAAACCGCTCTCCCTTAAAACTGGTGGAGAGGCCGCTTCCCTCCTGTGGAGAACGGGACATCCTGGTCCGGGTCTTGACCTGTGGAGTGTGCCGGACAGACCTTGACGAAATTGAAGGAAGAACCCTACCCGCGTTTTTCCCCATCATTGTAGGGCACCAAATCGTGGGCACAGTGGTGGGAAAAGGCAAAAACGCTCACCGATTCCAGGAAGGAGATCGGGTGGGTATCGCCTGGATTCACTCTTCCTGCGGGAAATGCCACTACTGCCAAAATGGTCGGGAAAATCTTTGTCCTGAATTTAAAGGAACGGGAAGAGACGCCCATGGCGGGTATGCCGAGTACACCGTGGTGGGAGAGGACTTTGCTTATCCTCTCCCTGCGGTGTTTTCCGATGAAGAAGCTGCACCTCTTCTTTGTGCTGGTGCCGTGGGATATAGGGCTCTGAAGCTCGGTAAAATCGAAAACGGAGAAAACATTGGTTTTTTAGGATTCGGAGCTTCAGGGCATCTGGTGATGAAAGTGGCCCGGTATCTCTATCCGGATTCCAAAATCTTCGTTTTCAGCCGAAGCCAAAAAGAACAGTCTTTAGCCTGGGAAATGGGGGCCTTCTGGGTCGGCCATTTTGACCACCAACCACCAGAGAAGCTCCACTGTGTGATTGACACCACTCCTGTCTGGAAACCGGTGGTCAGCGTGCTGGGGAAACTGACCCCCGGAGGAAGACTAATAATCAACGCCATCCGCAAAGAAGAAGGTGACAAAGAATACCTGTGGCAGCTCGACTATCCTGAACATTTGTGGATGGAAAAGGAAGTAAAGACCGTAGCCAATGTCACCCGGCAAGATGTGGTCGAATTTCTGGAACTGGCCGGTCGGATTCCCATTCGTCCAGAAATCGAGGTCTTCGGACTTCAAGAAGCCAACTGTGCTCTTCTTGAACTCAAAGAGGGAAAAATTCGGGGTGCGAAAGTCCTGCGGATAGAGGGGGCGTGA
- a CDS encoding ammonium transporter, translating into MVRTMMVRVFLIGIFLAIGGGWVLAADPGGATTLQTMPSLPIDYVWILVCGFLVFFMQAGFAMVETGFCRAKNVTNLLSKNLIDFVVASLVFFAVGYGFLKGSDLGGLIGIGRWFLRGEAYDVGAYLDFFWQLVFCGTAATIVSGAVAERLKFSAYLVYTFLVSIFIYPVYAHWVWGGGWLSQLPFGVGHADFAGSGVVHAIGGVVGLAGAMVLGPRFGKYGKDHKPLAIPGHNMSLAALGTFILWFGWFGFNPGSTFSAHHLRIAVVAVNTNLAAAAGAFTTLLVMYAKTRKWDLGMALNGTLGGLVAVTAPCAWIEGWAAIVIGAIAGLLVVAGVYFFESRGIDDPVGAVSVHGVNGLWGLLSVGLFADGTYGLYTLEPPYVTGLFYGGGGGQLLAQFIGVLAVVAWGFGLGYLMFKVMDLIFGIRVSPEEELQGLDIFEHGTPAYPEFTRRRLLFPERRHERVQA; encoded by the coding sequence ATGGTGCGAACAATGATGGTGAGGGTGTTTCTGATAGGAATCTTCTTGGCCATTGGGGGAGGTTGGGTGCTGGCTGCAGATCCTGGTGGAGCGACAACGCTGCAGACGATGCCCAGTTTACCCATTGATTACGTGTGGATTCTGGTCTGTGGGTTTCTGGTCTTCTTCATGCAGGCTGGGTTTGCCATGGTGGAAACAGGGTTTTGCCGAGCCAAGAATGTGACCAATCTTTTGAGCAAGAATCTCATCGATTTTGTGGTGGCTTCGCTCGTCTTTTTTGCTGTTGGATACGGCTTTTTGAAAGGAAGTGACCTTGGGGGACTGATTGGCATTGGTCGGTGGTTTCTCCGTGGTGAAGCCTACGATGTGGGTGCGTATCTTGACTTTTTCTGGCAACTGGTGTTTTGTGGTACTGCAGCGACCATCGTTTCTGGCGCTGTTGCTGAGCGACTCAAGTTTTCAGCGTATCTCGTGTATACATTCCTGGTGAGCATATTCATTTATCCTGTTTACGCTCACTGGGTTTGGGGTGGAGGGTGGCTGAGCCAACTTCCTTTTGGAGTAGGACATGCTGATTTTGCCGGTTCTGGCGTGGTTCATGCCATCGGTGGTGTGGTGGGGCTTGCTGGTGCAATGGTCCTTGGGCCTCGTTTTGGAAAGTACGGGAAAGACCATAAGCCCCTTGCCATACCCGGTCACAATATGTCTCTGGCGGCCCTGGGGACCTTTATCCTCTGGTTTGGATGGTTTGGATTCAATCCAGGAAGTACCTTTAGCGCTCATCACCTCCGCATTGCTGTGGTGGCTGTGAACACCAATTTGGCGGCGGCAGCAGGGGCTTTCACCACACTCCTTGTTATGTATGCCAAAACCCGCAAGTGGGACCTGGGTATGGCGCTGAATGGAACTTTGGGGGGACTTGTAGCGGTGACTGCACCCTGTGCTTGGATTGAAGGGTGGGCAGCGATAGTCATCGGGGCTATCGCTGGTTTGCTGGTTGTGGCTGGGGTGTATTTCTTTGAAAGTCGGGGGATTGATGACCCCGTGGGAGCAGTGAGTGTCCATGGAGTAAACGGTCTCTGGGGGCTTTTGAGTGTGGGCCTTTTTGCCGATGGGACCTATGGACTCTATACGCTTGAACCACCCTACGTAACCGGTCTTTTCTATGGTGGTGGCGGGGGACAGCTGCTTGCCCAGTTCATTGGGGTGTTGGCTGTGGTGGCCTGGGGGTTTGGTCTGGGGTATCTCATGTTTAAAGTTATGGACCTTATTTTTGGCATTCGGGTTTCTCCTGAAGAGGAATTGCAGGGGCTGGACATTTTTGAACATGGAACTCCAGCGTATCCGGAGTTTACTCGTCGTCGCCTACTTTTTCCAGAGAGGAGGCATGAACGTGTACAAGCTTGA
- a CDS encoding nucleoside-triphosphatase, with translation MHRIVILGRPGTGKTTLAKKVVEHFPGWFRGFYTEEIREGKERVGFGIRTLSGKEGILAKKGNPSPLRVGRYGIMLYDLETIGIEEIENALLGGFPLLIDEVGKMELFSSRFREVFYKAWYATPFLLVTSCFPPLSELDHLFQGQGVRKVILDRRNRDRLGKVVIEFVERFYKSFNPA, from the coding sequence GTGCATCGAATAGTGATTTTGGGAAGACCAGGGACAGGGAAAACCACGCTGGCGAAAAAAGTGGTGGAGCATTTTCCGGGGTGGTTTCGGGGTTTTTATACCGAGGAAATTCGAGAAGGGAAGGAACGAGTTGGTTTTGGCATTCGGACCCTTTCGGGGAAAGAGGGCATTCTGGCGAAGAAAGGTAATCCTTCGCCCCTTCGAGTGGGCCGATACGGGATTATGCTGTACGACCTTGAAACCATAGGGATTGAGGAGATTGAAAACGCCCTTCTTGGGGGTTTTCCTCTTCTCATTGACGAAGTGGGGAAAATGGAGCTTTTTTCATCCCGCTTTCGGGAGGTTTTTTATAAGGCCTGGTATGCTACCCCATTTCTGCTTGTGACGTCCTGTTTTCCACCTCTTTCCGAACTGGACCACCTCTTCCAGGGTCAGGGGGTCAGGAAGGTGATCCTCGATCGGAGGAATCGTGACCGGCTTGGAAAAGTGGTTATCGAGTTTGTAGAACGTTTTTATAAAAGCTTTAATCCAGCCTGA
- a CDS encoding P-II family nitrogen regulator: MNVYKLEIIVREEKVPEVLDVLERFGYWGVTMYPVEGRGRQKGLVEQFRGRKYEIPFLPKTKIEVLVRDEDCEEMMNHVVEVARTDTVGDGKIFVYPVIDVVRIRTGEKGECAL, translated from the coding sequence ATGAACGTGTACAAGCTTGAGATTATCGTCCGGGAAGAAAAAGTGCCAGAAGTGCTCGACGTTTTAGAGCGTTTTGGCTACTGGGGAGTGACCATGTATCCGGTAGAGGGACGGGGACGACAAAAGGGTCTTGTAGAACAGTTCCGGGGGCGGAAATATGAGATTCCCTTTCTTCCCAAGACCAAAATCGAGGTCCTCGTCCGGGATGAGGACTGTGAGGAGATGATGAATCACGTGGTGGAAGTGGCTCGAACCGATACCGTGGGTGATGGTAAAATATTTGTCTATCCGGTGATTGATGTGGTTCGTATCCGAACCGGTGAAAAAGGAGAGTGTGCCCTTTGA
- the hisIE gene encoding bifunctional phosphoribosyl-AMP cyclohydrolase/phosphoribosyl-ATP diphosphatase HisIE — MDTLWEKIKTDENGLVPAIIQDVVTGRVLMMAYMNEEAFRKTMETGTTWFYSRSRKTLWHKGETSSHVQRVQSLYLDCDNDTLLIQVEQEGVACHTGLPSCFHRKIKEETISAPEAGYPPYPQASFLQELFEVIEERAQHPDSNSYTSRLLREGREKILRKVAEETTEVILATLENTLRHKDHLRLEVADLLYHLLVLLKHEGIPYLEVIEELQKRRSSSKSKAPSS; from the coding sequence ATGGATACCCTCTGGGAAAAAATCAAAACCGACGAAAACGGCCTGGTTCCAGCGATCATCCAGGATGTGGTGACTGGGCGAGTACTCATGATGGCCTATATGAACGAAGAAGCATTTCGGAAAACCATGGAAACCGGTACCACCTGGTTCTACAGTCGCAGCCGCAAAACACTATGGCACAAAGGTGAGACGAGCAGCCACGTTCAGCGTGTACAAAGCTTATATCTTGACTGCGATAACGATACGCTTCTTATACAGGTCGAGCAGGAGGGGGTTGCCTGTCATACTGGTCTACCCTCCTGTTTTCACCGAAAAATAAAGGAGGAAACCATCTCCGCTCCGGAAGCTGGATATCCACCCTACCCCCAGGCTTCTTTTCTCCAGGAGCTCTTCGAAGTGATCGAAGAACGTGCGCAGCATCCAGATAGTAATTCCTACACTTCAAGGCTTCTTCGGGAAGGACGAGAAAAAATCCTGCGTAAGGTGGCTGAAGAAACCACCGAAGTGATTCTGGCTACCCTCGAGAACACCCTGCGACACAAAGACCACCTGCGTCTTGAAGTTGCAGACCTTCTCTACCACCTTCTGGTTCTGCTCAAGCATGAAGGAATTCCCTACCTTGAGGTCATTGAAGAACTCCAGAAGCGGCGTTCCTCCTCAAAAAGCAAAGCCCCTTCCTCCTAA
- a CDS encoding HD-GYP domain-containing protein produces MNVVEKLRGIRTEKIAIQQLEVGQVLASTLLDENGQILLGKGKRITQAFLDRLIAWGKDYVFAEALEEVTAETPMEDISFETKEQTLNDLQETLTLLSQGKRVPMEPLERDVRKILQEVKAHQELVIPITQLKKHDDLTFTHSLNVSIIATFIGKFLGLREEVIQILGLGALLHDLGKLRIPPEILNKPQPLIPEERKVIQQHPVMARKILDEQTRLNGIAKNVASQHHEKIDGSGYPRNLSRRDISSLAQIAAVADIYEALTSDRPYRKALPISEVVEYLMGNAGYTLDENVVSTFVSHISPYQVGDRVQLSSGEEAVVSRINPVLPFRPFVRIRTVSPEGKVTLSEEIDLSQSLVLTIVREIALQSQIRLD; encoded by the coding sequence GTGAACGTTGTGGAGAAACTCCGGGGAATCCGTACCGAAAAAATCGCCATTCAGCAACTCGAAGTGGGACAGGTCCTGGCGAGCACCCTCCTTGACGAAAACGGGCAGATTCTTTTGGGAAAAGGGAAACGTATTACCCAAGCCTTCCTGGACAGACTCATAGCCTGGGGAAAGGATTACGTTTTCGCCGAGGCCCTAGAAGAAGTCACTGCCGAGACTCCTATGGAGGATATTTCCTTTGAAACCAAGGAACAAACCCTCAATGACCTCCAGGAAACGCTCACCCTTTTAAGCCAGGGCAAAAGGGTCCCAATGGAGCCATTGGAACGGGATGTACGAAAAATCCTTCAGGAAGTGAAAGCTCACCAAGAACTGGTGATTCCCATTACCCAACTCAAAAAGCATGACGACCTCACTTTCACTCACTCCCTCAACGTTTCAATCATTGCTACGTTTATCGGAAAATTCCTGGGTCTCCGGGAAGAAGTAATCCAGATTTTGGGCTTGGGAGCTCTCTTACACGACCTGGGAAAGCTTCGTATTCCCCCTGAAATCCTGAACAAACCCCAACCTCTTATTCCAGAAGAGCGCAAGGTCATCCAGCAGCACCCGGTCATGGCCAGAAAAATTCTCGACGAACAGACTCGTTTGAACGGAATTGCCAAAAATGTCGCCTCACAGCACCACGAAAAAATCGATGGTAGTGGTTATCCTCGAAACCTTTCCAGACGAGATATTTCTTCTCTGGCACAGATCGCCGCTGTCGCTGATATCTACGAAGCCCTCACCTCTGACCGTCCCTACCGCAAAGCACTTCCCATATCTGAAGTAGTGGAGTACCTGATGGGCAATGCTGGATATACGCTGGATGAGAATGTAGTCTCCACGTTTGTGAGCCATATTTCTCCCTACCAGGTGGGAGACAGGGTTCAACTCTCAAGCGGTGAAGAAGCAGTAGTCAGCCGCATTAATCCTGTTCTCCCTTTTCGGCCATTTGTGCGCATTCGCACGGTATCCCCGGAGGGGAAAGTGACGCTCTCCGAAGAAATCGACCTTTCCCAGTCCTTAGTGCTCACCATTGTGAGAGAGATTGCTCTCCAGAGTCAGATCAGGCTGGATTAA
- the hisA gene encoding 1-(5-phosphoribosyl)-5-[(5-phosphoribosylamino)methylideneamino]imidazole-4-carboxamide isomerase: MILPIPAIDILEGKVVRLEKGDYQRVTVFSDTPSEVARKWEAEGAPMLHVVDLDGARQGWPVNFESIRQILKAVRIPVQIGGGVRITETLRHYITEGAQRVVLGSIAIKDPQEFEKMVAFAASQIAVSLDVENGNLKIQGWTENTSIRATCFAQNLKQIGIQHFIFTDVAQDGTLTGIRPRVIQEFLQESGVSIILAGGVSSVDDIRKVKTIEGVEGVILGKALYTSALRLKDVIKTLREE, encoded by the coding sequence ATGATTCTTCCCATTCCAGCCATCGATATCCTTGAGGGAAAAGTCGTTCGATTAGAAAAAGGCGACTACCAGCGAGTAACGGTCTTCAGCGATACTCCGTCGGAAGTAGCACGAAAATGGGAGGCAGAAGGTGCTCCCATGCTCCATGTGGTCGACTTAGATGGAGCACGCCAGGGTTGGCCGGTCAATTTTGAATCTATTCGGCAAATCCTGAAAGCGGTGCGCATTCCAGTTCAGATAGGTGGTGGCGTGCGCATCACTGAAACACTCCGCCACTATATCACAGAAGGAGCACAACGGGTGGTCCTGGGCAGTATTGCCATCAAGGATCCTCAAGAGTTCGAAAAAATGGTTGCATTTGCTGCTTCCCAAATCGCCGTGAGTCTGGATGTGGAAAACGGGAATCTGAAAATCCAGGGCTGGACTGAAAATACCTCCATTCGTGCCACATGCTTTGCCCAAAATTTAAAACAGATAGGCATCCAGCATTTCATCTTCACCGATGTAGCCCAGGATGGAACCTTAACTGGCATTCGTCCCCGGGTGATCCAAGAGTTCTTGCAAGAAAGTGGTGTTTCCATCATCCTTGCAGGAGGAGTAAGTAGTGTTGACGATATTCGGAAGGTAAAAACCATCGAGGGCGTTGAGGGCGTTATCCTGGGTAAGGCTCTCTACACTTCAGCCCTCAGGCTCAAAGATGTGATTAAAACTTTACGGGAGGAATAA
- a CDS encoding MBL fold metallo-hydrolase yields MVSKQLRASGGLWIHYRGTSLHLDPGPGALVRALTSRPPCDPTTLQAILLSHRHIDHANDLNIMVEAMTQGGTRKRGIVFLPADALEGEPVLFSYLRDSLDGVHLLQEGCRYDVGSITFETPLRHVHPVETYGFRFLFEEGRVSLIVDTLFEEKLFDAYQGSQILIIHTVRLKKEKSPQLFHLSAEDTQVLIETIRPELAILTHFGMTMLQAKPWKVAEELTQKTGIKVLAASDGMNLPLDPKTGREQGKNG; encoded by the coding sequence GTGGTCTCAAAACAACTCCGAGCTTCAGGAGGACTCTGGATTCATTACCGGGGCACTTCACTTCATCTTGACCCCGGACCGGGTGCTCTGGTGAGGGCCTTGACGAGCCGTCCGCCTTGTGATCCAACAACCCTTCAGGCCATTCTCCTTTCTCACCGCCACATCGATCACGCCAACGACCTTAACATCATGGTTGAAGCCATGACTCAGGGAGGAACCAGGAAAAGGGGGATCGTTTTTCTTCCTGCTGATGCCCTGGAAGGAGAACCAGTCCTTTTTAGCTATCTCCGCGATTCACTGGATGGGGTTCATCTCCTTCAGGAAGGCTGCCGATACGATGTCGGGAGTATCACCTTCGAAACGCCCCTCCGTCACGTTCATCCTGTAGAAACCTATGGTTTCCGTTTCCTCTTTGAAGAAGGCCGCGTTTCCCTCATCGTGGACACGCTTTTCGAAGAGAAACTTTTTGATGCCTACCAGGGAAGCCAGATCCTCATCATCCACACCGTACGGCTCAAAAAAGAAAAGAGCCCTCAACTCTTCCACCTGAGCGCCGAAGATACCCAGGTCCTCATCGAAACCATCCGTCCGGAATTAGCCATCCTTACCCATTTCGGGATGACTATGCTCCAGGCCAAACCATGGAAAGTCGCCGAAGAGCTAACTCAGAAAACCGGCATCAAGGTCCTGGCCGCCAGCGACGGGATGAATCTTCCCCTTGACCCTAAAACCGGGAGAGAACAAGGTAAAAACGGGTGA
- the hisF gene encoding imidazole glycerol phosphate synthase subunit HisF, which produces MLAKRIIPCLDVKEGRVVKGVHFEDIKDVGDPVELAKRYEEEGADELVFLDITASYEQREIMIHVAEKVAETLTIPFTVGGGIGSSEHVSKLLKAGADKVSINTQAVLNPELVKELADKFGSQCVVVAIDVKKTWDRITHRSYWEVFINGGRTPTGKEAIAWAQQVEKLGAGEILLTSMDTDGTQSGYDISLTRKIAEKVNIPIIASGGAGKLEHLAAVLQEGKADAALVASIFHYRHFTVPEAKAFLKKRGIPVRIED; this is translated from the coding sequence TTGTTAGCCAAGCGAATTATTCCGTGTCTGGATGTCAAAGAAGGAAGAGTGGTAAAAGGTGTCCACTTCGAAGATATTAAGGATGTGGGGGATCCGGTGGAGCTGGCTAAACGCTATGAAGAAGAAGGCGCCGATGAACTGGTATTTCTCGATATCACTGCTTCCTATGAACAGCGAGAAATCATGATTCACGTGGCCGAGAAAGTGGCTGAAACGCTCACCATTCCATTCACCGTGGGGGGAGGAATTGGGAGCTCAGAACACGTCAGTAAACTCCTTAAAGCCGGAGCCGATAAGGTTTCCATTAACACCCAAGCAGTCCTTAACCCGGAACTGGTTAAAGAACTGGCCGACAAATTCGGAAGCCAGTGCGTGGTGGTGGCCATCGACGTTAAGAAAACCTGGGATCGCATCACTCATCGCAGTTACTGGGAAGTTTTCATCAATGGTGGTCGCACTCCCACCGGTAAAGAAGCTATTGCCTGGGCCCAGCAGGTGGAAAAGTTAGGAGCAGGCGAAATCCTCCTCACCAGCATGGACACCGATGGAACTCAGTCAGGATATGACATCAGTCTTACCAGAAAAATCGCTGAAAAGGTGAATATTCCGATTATCGCTTCAGGTGGAGCAGGAAAACTAGAACACCTGGCTGCGGTACTCCAGGAAGGAAAAGCCGACGCCGCTCTGGTTGCTTCCATCTTCCACTATCGCCACTTTACCGTGCCTGAAGCCAAAGCATTTCTCAAAAAACGTGGTATTCCGGTGAGGATTGAGGATTGA
- the hisB gene encoding imidazoleglycerol-phosphate dehydratase HisB, producing MGQRTASRQRKTKETEIEVLLNLDGEGKADVEMDIPFFPHLLTSMAFHAGWDLGIRASGDAKLVDAHHTVEDVGIVLGEAFAECLKDKRGIRRFATAFIPMDDALSMVSVDCSGRAYFFYDVPEMGEHVGQFEVALVEEFFRAFTYSAKITLHAKIWWGKNNHHCLESLFKAAGRALCEATTIFGETIPSTKGLL from the coding sequence TTGGGCCAAAGAACCGCATCCCGACAGAGGAAAACCAAAGAAACTGAGATTGAGGTTCTCCTCAACCTCGATGGAGAGGGGAAAGCAGACGTAGAGATGGACATTCCCTTTTTCCCTCATCTCCTCACCAGCATGGCCTTCCACGCTGGATGGGACCTCGGCATCAGAGCCTCAGGCGATGCCAAACTCGTCGATGCACACCACACCGTTGAAGATGTGGGGATTGTCTTAGGCGAAGCCTTTGCAGAATGCCTGAAGGACAAAAGAGGAATCCGACGTTTTGCCACCGCTTTCATCCCCATGGATGATGCTCTAAGCATGGTTTCCGTCGATTGCAGTGGTCGAGCGTACTTCTTTTATGATGTTCCAGAAATGGGAGAACACGTAGGCCAGTTTGAAGTGGCATTGGTGGAAGAGTTCTTCAGAGCCTTTACCTATAGCGCAAAAATCACCCTTCATGCTAAAATATGGTGGGGTAAGAACAACCACCACTGCCTGGAATCGTTATTCAAGGCAGCCGGTCGGGCCTTATGTGAGGCGACCACCATATTCGGGGAAACCATCCCTTCAACCAAAGGACTTCTTTAG
- the hisH gene encoding imidazole glycerol phosphate synthase subunit HisH, which translates to MIAIVDYGIGNLHSVSKALQRLGKEIEITQSREVLQKAEAIVLPGVGSFGEAMENMEKNGLVEAIREAHVEEKPILGICLGLQLFFERSQESPRKKGLAFIPGEIRKLPPTSKIPHIGWNRVYFKKPNTVIEGIPQGRFFYFANSFYAAPEDESCVVGICNYNVVIPAMVNVDHLFGVQFHPEKSARWGMKFLENWVKSLSS; encoded by the coding sequence ATGATTGCGATTGTCGATTACGGCATTGGGAACCTGCACAGTGTTTCGAAAGCACTGCAACGACTGGGAAAAGAAATCGAAATAACCCAGAGCAGGGAAGTGCTCCAGAAGGCTGAGGCAATTGTTTTACCTGGTGTCGGTTCCTTCGGAGAAGCCATGGAAAACATGGAGAAGAACGGTCTCGTGGAAGCGATTCGGGAGGCCCATGTGGAAGAAAAGCCGATTCTGGGGATTTGTCTTGGCTTACAGCTCTTCTTTGAACGAAGTCAGGAATCGCCTCGCAAAAAGGGGTTGGCCTTCATTCCTGGAGAGATCCGCAAACTTCCACCTACATCTAAAATCCCCCATATTGGCTGGAACAGGGTATACTTTAAAAAGCCGAATACGGTCATTGAGGGCATCCCTCAGGGACGGTTTTTCTATTTTGCCAATTCCTTTTATGCGGCACCTGAAGATGAATCCTGTGTAGTGGGAATCTGTAACTACAATGTGGTCATCCCCGCTATGGTCAATGTCGACCACCTTTTCGGAGTCCAATTTCATCCGGAAAAAAGCGCCCGGTGGGGAATGAAATTTTTAGAAAATTGGGTGAAAAGTCTCTCCTCATGA